From the genome of Salvelinus sp. IW2-2015 unplaced genomic scaffold, ASM291031v2 Un_scaffold9899, whole genome shotgun sequence:
ATGAGAGGACTGGCTGGGTCAGGTTGGGTTCTAACTGCCAGGAATGTAAGCCTGCAGCCAGTGGTGTCAGTACAGCTCAGACTGAAGCAGGAAGCAGTGCCTCCATGTTCACACAGGCCCCAGCTAcctcttctctctatttctctctctcgtagAAAtatccactgggcacacactggttgaagcaacattgtttccacatcagttcaatgaaattacattgaaccaaagtGGAATAGACGTTttacaatgaaattacattgacaaAGTGGATATatcgttgaattgacgtctgtgtacAGTGggtatctctctctatatccctccccctcatcccctctctaccccctctctctctctctctctctacccccctctctctctctctcctcatccccctgctctgtgtgtgtggtgatgtcacTCAGGCGATGTTCAACTAAAGTATCTATtatacagtattgtattgtagtaTGCTTACCGATGCCATTCAGACTAAAGGCAGAGTCAATGCCGTCTGGGATTCCATTCCAGGAGTCAGCGATGAGCTTGGGGAAGCCAGGGTCCATCTTCTTCTTGGCTTCATTGTACCTGGAGGGGCATGATAACACACAGAGGCCATGATATCAATGTTTAGTCATGAGTACATGATACTATGTTAAGTACATGACACTATGCTAGTCTGTTAGGTACGAGAAGATTGGGCCGTTTTGGTTGACAAATCACAGCAGTCATGSAAGAGTTAAGTACATACAGCAACAGTATCTTACATTATCCCTGTATTAGGTAAGAGCAGAGTGAGCTGTTTTAACAGTCCAGTGGAAGCTAAGGTCTCTAATTAAAAGCAGACATGGCTCAGCACAGCAGCACaccaacacatcaacacacagtgACGTCTATAGAATTTAAAGTAATTCTAATTCTATAGCGACGTCATCGTTACAATCCTGAGTGGATCAGACACAGGCTTTGGTAGGGGTTGTATTGTGGTGACTCACCTCCAGAACTTGTCTCCAGCGAACAGGTAGGTCTTCTGGCTCTTTCCAAAGGAGAAGGCTGCGTCAATGCCTTTCAGGTCTGTGGGCAGGCCTATAGAGGAGATTCTCTTGGGGTAGCCTTTCTCTATCTGGTCTGCATTGAAGATCCACATCTCATTGCctatatgagagagaggaggggagagatggcaAATGAGCACAGGTCAAGATGCTCCCAGGGAAGGGTTTGTGAGGATAGAGTTTCTCTAAACTGTTATCTTTTCACTAGCCACAGAGAGACAATgatcataggagttggcaagacagcacaaacagatctggggccaGGCTAACATTTGATCATATCTTGTGGTTAGGGAGGACTGGATAAATGATTGAGGAAATGTGACTCATAGCTTTACAATTGAAGGGCTGGATGGAAAATAAATGGTTCTGTTCTACAAGGCCAAGCATTAATCTTCTTAAATAGAGACACTATGTTTTGGAAGAGCTCTGATTTCATGGTCTTATAGGAGATGGAGTTGTCTAAAGGAGAATGGCATGCTACTACAATGCATGGCATGTATTATAAACCACTAATAACTACTTACAGTACTAATGTCCAAAATGTMCAAACCACAYACTAGCAGTATACTTGACTGAAATACTAAAAGACACACTTATGATTCTCCTAACGGTGAACTTCTTAGAAATAGGATGTTATTTACTGGAAATTGTCACAGCCGTTTAACGGTGATAGAGAGAGGAAACCGCCATGAAAATGTCATTGTGTGTTTTTCTGATCAAGTCAATAAGCACAACAATGAAATGCATATATGCAAGCGTGTAATCCTGGATTGTTCTCCTGGGTATCAACAGTGAATGACAACTAATCTACAT
Proteins encoded in this window:
- the LOC112079849 gene encoding 72 kDa type IV collagenase — translated: MWIFNADQIEKGYPKRISSIGLPTDLKGIDAAFSFGKSQKTYLFAGDKFWRYNEAKKKMDPGFPKLIADSWNGIPDGIDSAFSLNGIDDTYFFKGAHYFKMDDSSLKIVKLGEITKDWLGCH